The Geotalea uraniireducens Rf4 genome window below encodes:
- a CDS encoding hybrid sensor histidine kinase/response regulator, producing MPNLNKYLKIFFKEAQEHLEALQKGLLTLEKEPADRVLLRDLMRNAHTLKGSAKLVGLEEIGAIAHRMEDLFEEIERGGREVNSQVIDLLLKGSDAISRLVTARINNDEPPFDVEKFIIAFTQGDITPEVLERKVLPQANEGEETVRTNVKTLDNLINRLGELIINKKRFEDKIVRLKGLCGKTVDQEFAPALQGFQRELEEDVLYLDYLVQELHGEAMALRMLPLRTITDGFERMVRDLSHEQGKIIEFKVTGAQIEMDRVLLDAVKPMILHILRNSVDHGIESLEERLVEGKPPKGTIEISARLDGGGVRLDIRDDGRGIDPQLVREAALRKRLISREDAVSMDDNAARYLILEEGFSTRDFITDTSGRGIGMGVVKKNMERMKGHLSIVSEVGRFTEFTLQLPLTLSIMETLLILCAGECYAVPLSYVQETIKIRSEDITTVGGKEVISLRGATIPLVSLPALLGLTENKTLLKSERITAIIVSLRGQCLACTIDASLESSEVVVKSLGNQLKNVTFVFGATILGNGDPALILNVPDIFARAEGGASTGFRAMIEERRATRAKGHILVVDDSITTRTMERSILVTHGYEVEIAISGEDALEKVAGTRFDLVISDVMMPGISGFELTRRLRTMEDYRDVPVIIVSSLARDEDKRQAMESGAQAYIVKGTFDQGTLLETVKAFLS from the coding sequence ATGCCGAACCTGAACAAATACCTCAAGATATTCTTCAAGGAAGCGCAGGAGCACCTGGAAGCTCTCCAGAAGGGGCTTCTCACCCTGGAAAAGGAGCCGGCCGACCGGGTGCTCCTTCGCGACCTCATGCGCAATGCCCACACCCTGAAAGGATCGGCGAAACTGGTGGGGCTGGAGGAGATAGGCGCCATCGCCCACCGAATGGAAGACCTGTTCGAGGAGATCGAAAGGGGGGGCAGGGAGGTGAACAGCCAGGTCATCGACCTCTTGCTTAAGGGATCTGACGCCATTTCCCGGCTGGTCACCGCCCGGATCAACAACGATGAGCCGCCGTTCGACGTGGAGAAATTCATCATCGCCTTTACACAAGGTGATATCACCCCCGAAGTGCTGGAAAGGAAAGTACTGCCCCAGGCTAACGAAGGAGAGGAAACGGTCCGGACCAATGTTAAAACCCTCGACAACCTCATCAACCGCCTCGGCGAGCTGATCATAAACAAAAAGCGCTTCGAAGATAAAATTGTCCGGCTGAAGGGTCTGTGCGGCAAAACCGTCGACCAGGAATTCGCTCCTGCGCTCCAGGGATTTCAACGGGAGCTGGAGGAAGATGTCCTGTACCTCGATTACCTGGTTCAGGAGCTGCATGGCGAGGCAATGGCTCTTCGCATGCTTCCGTTGCGTACCATTACCGACGGGTTTGAGCGCATGGTACGCGATCTGTCGCATGAACAGGGAAAGATAATCGAATTTAAGGTCACCGGTGCGCAGATCGAGATGGATCGGGTGCTCCTTGATGCTGTCAAGCCCATGATCCTGCACATTCTCAGGAACTCCGTGGATCATGGCATTGAATCCCTCGAAGAGCGCCTTGTGGAGGGAAAACCGCCAAAGGGCACCATAGAAATATCTGCCAGGCTTGATGGAGGCGGGGTACGTCTGGATATTCGCGATGACGGTCGGGGGATCGACCCGCAGCTGGTCAGAGAGGCAGCACTGCGCAAAAGGCTAATCAGCCGGGAAGACGCCGTTTCAATGGATGACAATGCCGCGCGCTACCTGATCCTCGAAGAGGGCTTCTCTACCAGGGATTTTATCACCGACACATCCGGCCGCGGCATCGGCATGGGTGTGGTGAAAAAAAACATGGAACGGATGAAAGGGCATCTTTCCATCGTCAGCGAAGTCGGCCGCTTTACCGAGTTCACGCTGCAACTGCCGCTGACCCTCTCGATCATGGAAACCCTGCTGATCCTCTGCGCTGGAGAATGTTACGCCGTTCCCCTCTCTTACGTTCAGGAAACGATTAAAATCCGCAGTGAAGACATAACCACCGTCGGCGGCAAAGAGGTGATATCCCTGCGCGGCGCCACCATACCGCTGGTGTCGTTGCCGGCCCTCCTTGGACTCACAGAAAACAAGACCCTGCTGAAATCGGAGAGAATCACGGCGATTATCGTATCCTTACGCGGACAATGCCTTGCCTGCACCATCGATGCAAGCCTGGAAAGTTCGGAGGTAGTGGTAAAAAGCCTCGGTAACCAGCTGAAAAATGTCACCTTCGTCTTCGGCGCCACCATTCTCGGCAACGGCGATCCTGCCCTTATTCTCAACGTGCCGGACATCTTCGCCAGGGCCGAAGGGGGCGCTTCGACCGGTTTCCGCGCGATGATCGAGGAGCGCCGGGCAACCAGGGCAAAGGGACACATCCTGGTGGTGGACGATTCCATCACCACCCGTACCATGGAACGGAGCATTCTGGTCACCCACGGCTACGAGGTGGAAATCGCCATTTCCGGCGAGGACGCACTGGAAAAGGTGGCCGGCACAAGGTTCGACCTGGTAATTTCCGATGTGATGATGCCCGGCATCAGCGGTTTCGAATTGACCAGGAGACTGCGGACAATGGAAGATTATCGGGATGTGCCGGTCATCATCGTTTCATCCCTGGCCCGCGACGAAGACAAGCGCCAGGCTATGGAGTCCGGCGCCCAGGCTTACATTGTGAAGGGAACCTTTGACCAGGGAACCCTGCTTGAAACGGTAAAAGCCTTCCTCAGCTGA
- the cheB gene encoding chemotaxis-specific protein-glutamate methyltransferase CheB, which translates to MIKVLLTDDSLLAREILKDIFRATSDILVVGEAVNGTEAVLMTERLNPDLIIMDLMMPVMDGLTAIEEIMARFPTPILVLSATLDDSEINNAFAAIKRGALDVMAKPGGEEINGTSGGFSATLIDKVRMLARIKVIRRRPSIRPKFIPNNTLPLPAGDRQVLAIGASTGGPQAVMSIVKSLPADFKATTFIVQHIASGFADGFAQWLNRECSISVRLAADGDEFKQGEVLVAPGNHHMIVSDGVIRLTQDKPVNCCRPSIDVLFKSLAMEQGARVVGVLLSGMGKDGAQGFIHIKERGGLTIAQDERSCAVFGMPKAAIAMNAVDLIVPLAGIPDTLSKIFHTTGDK; encoded by the coding sequence ATGATAAAGGTTTTACTCACAGACGATTCGCTTTTGGCCAGGGAGATCCTCAAGGACATTTTTCGCGCCACGAGCGACATTTTGGTTGTCGGCGAAGCGGTAAACGGCACTGAGGCTGTCCTGATGACCGAACGGCTGAATCCCGACCTGATCATCATGGATCTGATGATGCCGGTTATGGACGGACTGACCGCCATCGAGGAGATAATGGCGCGATTCCCGACGCCGATCCTGGTCCTTTCAGCCACCCTGGACGACAGTGAGATCAACAACGCCTTTGCCGCCATCAAAAGGGGCGCCCTCGACGTCATGGCCAAACCGGGGGGAGAGGAAATCAACGGGACGTCGGGAGGCTTCAGCGCAACGCTCATCGACAAAGTCAGGATGCTTGCCCGGATAAAGGTCATACGCCGCAGACCGAGTATCAGGCCCAAATTTATTCCAAACAACACATTACCCTTACCGGCGGGCGACAGGCAGGTTCTTGCCATCGGCGCATCCACGGGGGGACCTCAGGCGGTGATGAGCATCGTCAAGTCGCTTCCGGCTGATTTTAAAGCAACGACCTTTATCGTCCAGCATATTGCAAGCGGCTTTGCCGACGGATTCGCCCAGTGGCTCAACCGGGAATGCAGCATATCCGTGCGCCTCGCCGCAGATGGCGATGAGTTCAAACAGGGTGAGGTTCTTGTAGCCCCCGGCAACCATCACATGATCGTCAGCGATGGGGTAATCAGGCTCACACAGGACAAGCCTGTCAACTGCTGCCGCCCCTCCATCGATGTCCTCTTCAAATCACTGGCCATGGAACAGGGGGCGCGGGTGGTAGGCGTCCTCCTCTCCGGCATGGGAAAGGACGGAGCGCAGGGTTTCATCCATATCAAAGAACGGGGAGGATTGACAATCGCCCAGGATGAACGGAGCTGCGCCGTGTTCGGCATGCCCAAGGCGGCCATAGCCATGAACGCCGTGGACCTGATAGTGCCGCTCGCCGGTATTCCTGACACGCTCTCGAAAATATTCCACACAACAGGAGATAAATGA
- a CDS encoding response regulator — MSKQRILIVDDSELVLAMARDALEEAGYEVICAQNGLEANSYIFSMNKPDLIILDVMLPMLDGNKKAKLLREKESSCKIPILLLSSKSEDDLRRLTAESGADGYIGKPFTSEGIVASVKKFLTKPS; from the coding sequence ATGTCAAAACAGAGAATTCTGATCGTCGACGATAGCGAACTGGTCCTGGCAATGGCGCGCGACGCCCTTGAAGAGGCTGGTTATGAAGTGATATGTGCTCAGAATGGTTTGGAGGCCAATAGTTACATTTTTTCGATGAACAAACCGGATCTCATCATCCTGGATGTCATGCTGCCGATGCTCGATGGGAACAAGAAGGCAAAACTTCTCCGGGAGAAGGAATCCAGCTGCAAGATCCCCATTCTGCTCTTGTCATCCAAAAGCGAAGATGATTTGCGCCGCCTCACGGCTGAGTCGGGTGCCGACGGCTACATCGGCAAGCCTTTTACCAGCGAGGGGATAGTCGCCAGTGTCAAAAAGTTTCTGACCAAACCATCCTGA
- the cysS gene encoding cysteine--tRNA ligase, whose translation MALRVYNTLTGTKEDFVPIEPGKVKMYVCGVTVYDHCHIGHARANVVFDVIYRYLRSLGLEVNYVRNYTDIDDKIINRANREGVAYDAISERFIKEFDRDMAQLGLLLPTSQPKATEHIPEIITLVQTLIDKGFAYQMGGDVNFCVEKFDPYLKLSKRNLEDMQAGARIEVDERKRHPMDFVLWKEAKPGEPFWESPWGKGRPGWHIECSAMSMKYLGETFDIHGGGKDLVFPHHENEIAQSEAASGKPFVKYWLHNGFVNINSEKMSKSLGNFFTIKEVLDKYDSEVLRFFLLSAHYRSPLDFSDQNLTEAETGMERIYKALVAIDETLASNPATGGEEIDASSLGEAERELFDKSGSLPLRFREAMDDDFNTALAMGHIFDLVRCVNRVLSEAKERSNTLSALCAQVKANIGKIADVLGIFTSEPASLLTRLKDRKASELDISVEEIERLITERAAARKAKDFKRSDEIRDFLLGKNIVLLDSAQGTSWSVK comes from the coding sequence ATGGCCTTGCGTGTATACAATACCCTTACGGGAACCAAAGAAGATTTCGTACCGATCGAACCGGGAAAAGTCAAAATGTACGTGTGCGGCGTGACGGTTTACGACCATTGCCACATCGGCCATGCCCGTGCCAACGTGGTCTTTGACGTAATTTACCGCTACCTCCGGTCACTGGGCCTGGAGGTGAACTATGTGCGCAACTACACCGACATCGACGACAAGATCATCAACCGGGCCAACCGGGAAGGGGTGGCATACGATGCGATCTCGGAACGCTTCATCAAGGAGTTTGACCGGGACATGGCGCAACTCGGCCTCCTGCTCCCCACCAGTCAGCCGAAGGCAACCGAGCACATCCCGGAGATCATTACACTGGTGCAAACCCTTATCGATAAAGGGTTTGCCTATCAAATGGGAGGAGATGTCAACTTCTGCGTGGAGAAGTTCGACCCGTACCTCAAACTCTCCAAGCGAAATCTGGAGGATATGCAGGCCGGCGCCAGAATCGAAGTGGACGAGCGGAAACGCCACCCCATGGATTTCGTCCTCTGGAAGGAAGCGAAGCCGGGCGAGCCTTTCTGGGAATCGCCCTGGGGCAAAGGTCGTCCAGGATGGCACATAGAATGCTCAGCCATGAGCATGAAGTACCTGGGGGAGACCTTCGACATCCATGGCGGCGGCAAGGACCTGGTATTCCCCCACCACGAAAACGAAATCGCCCAGTCTGAAGCCGCCTCCGGCAAGCCGTTCGTCAAATACTGGCTGCACAATGGCTTTGTCAACATCAACTCGGAAAAGATGAGCAAGTCTCTTGGCAACTTTTTTACCATCAAAGAGGTGCTGGATAAGTACGACAGCGAGGTCCTCCGCTTCTTTCTCCTCTCCGCCCACTATCGGTCACCGCTCGATTTTTCCGACCAGAACCTGACAGAAGCGGAAACCGGCATGGAGAGGATTTACAAGGCGCTGGTTGCCATCGACGAAACCTTGGCATCAAACCCGGCCACCGGCGGGGAGGAAATCGACGCGAGCTCTCTCGGCGAGGCCGAGCGCGAACTCTTCGACAAATCCGGCTCACTGCCGCTGCGCTTCCGGGAAGCAATGGATGACGACTTCAATACTGCTTTGGCAATGGGGCACATCTTTGATCTGGTGCGTTGCGTAAACCGCGTTCTGAGCGAAGCCAAGGAGCGCAGCAACACCTTGTCGGCGCTCTGCGCCCAGGTTAAGGCCAATATCGGAAAGATCGCCGACGTCCTCGGCATTTTCACTTCCGAACCGGCATCCTTGCTGACAAGATTAAAGGATCGAAAAGCGAGCGAGCTTGATATTTCTGTTGAAGAAATCGAACGGCTCATTACGGAGCGCGCAGCAGCAAGGAAGGCTAAAGACTTCAAGCGAAGCGACGAGATACGGGATTTTCTCCTCGGCAAGAATATTGTGCTCCTCGATTCCGCACAAGGGACAAGCTGGAGCGTAAAGTAA
- a CDS encoding ribbon-helix-helix protein, CopG family, whose product MGRMRENPRYNVISMRISDEERETLEQIVNTTNRSVSDIMREAMELVKTRLAALEMTQRAA is encoded by the coding sequence ATGGGCAGAATGAGAGAAAATCCGAGGTACAATGTAATCTCCATGAGAATCAGTGACGAGGAGAGGGAAACGTTGGAGCAGATCGTCAATACCACCAACAGGAGTGTTTCCGATATCATGAGAGAGGCGATGGAACTGGTTAAGACAAGGCTTGCTGCACTTGAGATGACCCAAAGAGCGGCCTGA
- a CDS encoding sigma-54-dependent Fis family transcriptional regulator: MEPIITLTEKCRKCYSCVRSCPVKAIKVEKNYSEIIFERCIGCGNCLSNCPQHAKVVTDKVGVTEKLLASDQTVIAVLGCSFPAFFHSVSSGQLVAGLKKLGFAEVHEGAAGVELIAGGYAEAIEKSAGSLISSHCPAIVDLIERHYPSLIKNLVGVISPMVAMGRFLKNVLGPDVKVVYLSSCIAAKFEIQAEETTGAIDTVLTYRELEEIFKNRAINPASLKEEPFDGLQPHLGRLFPISEGTFKAFSIATDPLDTEIVTAAGEVNVMGIIRDLASGRINPRIVDVRFCYEGCIGGPGKNSELTEFYKRNLIISHFKNEAPYRTAPHYLEQREPLPLTRSFANKYAKFKVPKGSDVKKVLHATNKFTQKDELNCRACGYRTCREYAVAVFQGLADLEMCLPYNLQQLEEDRGRLIEKYELARRELDREYGDEFIVGEDMKTHEVLDLIKQVGPTPTTVLIRGESGTGKELTARAIHRYSKRNDKPLVTVNCTTITDSLLESELFGHKKGAFTGAIADKKGLFEAADGGTIFLDEIGDITPKLQAELLRVLDSGDVRPVGGTAAKKVDVRLIAATNKKLEEGVRDGWFREDLYYRLNVFAITMPPLRSRVESIPLLAHHFLEKARNKLNKSIVGLEDRAVKAMMQYSWPGNIREMQNVIERAAVLTHDEIIKLGNLPLVFAENYAEEADDVPDLRSFKHEREPHVMRVEKKLIQRYLADAGGNVSKAAQLANIPRRTFYRLLDKHGLKGRGANS, translated from the coding sequence ATGGAACCGATTATCACCCTGACCGAAAAATGCCGCAAATGTTATTCCTGCGTCCGGAGTTGCCCGGTCAAGGCCATCAAGGTTGAAAAAAACTATTCCGAGATCATTTTTGAACGCTGTATCGGCTGCGGCAACTGCCTCAGTAACTGCCCCCAGCACGCCAAAGTCGTCACCGACAAGGTGGGGGTTACGGAGAAACTCCTGGCCTCCGACCAGACGGTCATTGCCGTTCTTGGCTGTTCTTTTCCTGCGTTTTTCCATTCCGTCTCTTCCGGGCAGCTCGTGGCTGGCCTGAAAAAGCTCGGTTTTGCCGAGGTCCATGAAGGCGCCGCCGGGGTCGAACTGATTGCCGGGGGGTATGCGGAGGCAATAGAAAAGAGCGCCGGTTCGCTCATTTCTTCCCATTGCCCGGCTATTGTCGATCTGATAGAGCGCCACTACCCGAGTCTTATCAAAAATCTGGTCGGGGTCATTTCACCGATGGTGGCCATGGGCCGTTTCCTGAAAAATGTACTCGGTCCGGATGTGAAGGTGGTCTATCTGAGTTCATGCATTGCAGCCAAGTTTGAAATCCAGGCCGAAGAGACGACGGGGGCCATCGACACGGTCCTTACCTATCGGGAACTGGAGGAGATTTTTAAAAACCGGGCGATCAATCCCGCCTCGTTGAAAGAAGAACCGTTTGACGGCTTGCAGCCCCACCTTGGAAGACTCTTCCCCATTTCCGAAGGTACGTTCAAGGCATTTTCCATTGCCACAGACCCTCTCGATACCGAGATCGTGACCGCGGCGGGGGAGGTCAACGTCATGGGGATCATCAGGGACCTTGCCTCCGGGCGGATCAACCCCCGTATTGTCGACGTCCGTTTCTGTTACGAAGGGTGCATCGGCGGGCCGGGCAAGAATTCCGAACTGACCGAGTTCTACAAACGAAACCTGATTATCTCTCATTTTAAAAACGAGGCCCCTTATCGTACGGCGCCCCATTATCTGGAGCAACGGGAACCGCTTCCTTTGACGCGTTCATTTGCCAATAAATATGCAAAGTTTAAAGTGCCAAAGGGGAGTGATGTCAAAAAAGTACTGCATGCCACGAACAAGTTTACCCAGAAGGACGAACTGAACTGCCGCGCTTGTGGTTATCGTACCTGCCGGGAGTATGCGGTTGCCGTTTTTCAGGGGCTTGCCGACCTGGAAATGTGTCTTCCCTACAACCTGCAGCAGCTTGAAGAGGATCGCGGGCGGCTGATCGAAAAGTATGAGCTGGCAAGGCGTGAACTGGACCGGGAATACGGCGATGAGTTCATCGTCGGAGAAGATATGAAAACCCACGAAGTTCTTGACCTGATCAAGCAGGTTGGACCGACGCCGACCACCGTTCTGATCCGAGGTGAATCGGGAACCGGCAAGGAACTGACTGCACGTGCCATTCACCGTTACAGCAAGAGAAACGATAAACCGCTGGTTACGGTGAACTGCACTACCATTACCGACTCGCTGTTGGAAAGTGAACTCTTCGGCCACAAAAAAGGGGCCTTTACCGGCGCGATTGCCGATAAAAAGGGTCTTTTCGAGGCTGCTGACGGCGGCACCATCTTTCTTGACGAAATCGGCGACATAACCCCCAAGTTGCAGGCTGAACTGCTGCGCGTCCTCGACTCGGGTGACGTGCGGCCGGTGGGGGGGACGGCGGCGAAAAAAGTCGATGTGCGCCTTATCGCCGCAACCAACAAAAAGCTGGAAGAAGGGGTGAGGGACGGCTGGTTCAGGGAAGACCTCTATTATCGTCTCAACGTATTTGCCATCACCATGCCGCCGCTGCGCAGCAGGGTCGAATCCATACCGCTCCTGGCGCACCATTTCCTCGAAAAGGCGCGTAATAAGCTGAACAAGAGCATTGTCGGCCTGGAGGACCGGGCGGTTAAGGCGATGATGCAGTATTCATGGCCCGGAAATATCAGGGAGATGCAGAACGTCATCGAGCGAGCTGCTGTTCTTACCCACGACGAGATCATCAAGTTGGGCAATCTGCCGCTGGTCTTTGCCGAGAATTATGCCGAAGAGGCGGATGACGTTCCTGATCTCAGGTCCTTCAAGCACGAGCGAGAGCCCCACGTCATGCGGGTGGAAAAGAAGCTTATCCAGCGTTACCTGGCCGATGCCGGTGGCAATGTGTCAAAAGCGGCACAACTTGCCAATATCCCCCGCAGGACATTTTACCGTCTTCTGGATAAGCATGGTTTAAAGGGGCGTGGGGCGAATTCATGA
- a CDS encoding transglutaminase-like domain-containing protein: MSLYRQLSLFIITLFLVVSPLLSFAASIPRLSAPPIGERWYSVNMGDERVGFSHLKITETADGYEIFSEGSVKMLVMGFSREAVARETYLVNKDLSLKSFSVEQTIDGSPMKLKGEVTGKGVKVVIESAGNKKEKTLKAKGKLLPPPAVNLYPFMQGAMPGKPCRVQMLDVEGVKVKEVKIQVIGEEILPGGVKAIHFQNDLYTFVDNDVWLDAAGNTIKESVRDGLVVTQAEDAQSAGRFIAEAVLAKKDLILDFSLIKVDTPIKNPGELKKLEISFSGIPTAIPLLQGAGQKGDRLADGSVRFTLEIAPYKAKTSPAAYDKTAFAPYLESSERILADNPEIISKATEIVGAEKDQLKIVEKLTNWVATTVKGAVTDSQSPLETLKKGSGNCQSHARLYTSLARAAGIPTRFVSGLVYAPGQGFLYHSWAESYLGEWVAVDPTFGQLPVDAGHIKLVEGDSPEDMSLLAGVVGKLKARVIEQKY; the protein is encoded by the coding sequence ATGTCGTTGTACCGCCAACTGTCCCTTTTTATCATCACCCTTTTTCTTGTTGTCTCCCCCCTCCTCTCTTTTGCCGCATCAATCCCGCGCCTGAGCGCCCCCCCTATTGGCGAACGCTGGTACAGCGTCAACATGGGCGATGAACGGGTCGGATTTTCCCATCTGAAAATCACTGAAACAGCCGATGGCTACGAGATTTTCAGCGAAGGGAGCGTAAAAATGCTGGTAATGGGCTTTTCACGCGAGGCTGTGGCGCGGGAAACCTATCTGGTAAACAAGGATCTGTCGTTAAAATCTTTCAGCGTGGAACAGACCATTGACGGCAGCCCGATGAAACTGAAGGGTGAAGTTACCGGCAAAGGGGTAAAGGTTGTCATAGAATCGGCCGGGAATAAAAAGGAGAAGACCCTCAAGGCAAAGGGGAAACTCCTGCCGCCGCCCGCCGTGAACCTGTATCCGTTCATGCAGGGCGCTATGCCCGGCAAACCATGCCGTGTCCAGATGCTGGATGTGGAAGGGGTAAAGGTCAAAGAGGTAAAGATCCAGGTGATCGGGGAGGAGATTCTCCCTGGCGGCGTGAAAGCCATTCATTTCCAGAATGATTTATATACCTTTGTCGATAACGATGTCTGGCTGGACGCGGCAGGGAACACCATCAAAGAATCGGTGCGTGACGGCCTGGTTGTAACCCAGGCTGAAGATGCGCAGAGTGCCGGGAGATTCATTGCCGAGGCAGTCCTGGCCAAGAAGGACCTGATTTTAGACTTCAGCCTGATAAAGGTTGATACACCGATTAAAAATCCAGGGGAGCTGAAAAAACTCGAGATCTCTTTCTCAGGTATCCCCACCGCTATCCCGCTTCTGCAAGGAGCGGGACAAAAGGGGGACAGACTGGCAGACGGCAGCGTCAGGTTCACCCTGGAAATCGCCCCATATAAGGCAAAGACATCGCCTGCCGCCTATGACAAAACGGCATTCGCCCCCTACCTGGAGTCAAGTGAGCGGATTCTCGCGGATAATCCTGAAATAATCAGCAAGGCAACGGAGATTGTCGGAGCAGAAAAAGACCAGTTGAAGATCGTGGAAAAACTCACCAACTGGGTCGCCACAACGGTGAAGGGAGCAGTAACCGACAGCCAGTCACCACTGGAAACCCTGAAGAAGGGGAGCGGCAACTGCCAGTCACACGCACGGCTCTATACCTCACTGGCAAGGGCCGCCGGCATTCCGACCAGATTCGTCTCGGGGCTTGTCTATGCGCCTGGGCAGGGATTTCTCTACCACAGCTGGGCAGAAAGCTACCTGGGCGAATGGGTGGCCGTGGACCCCACCTTCGGCCAGTTGCCGGTTGATGCAGGCCACATAAAGCTGGTTGAAGGTGACTCCCCCGAAGATATGTCCCTGCTGGCCGGTGTCGTCGGCAAGCTCAAGGCCAGAGTGATCGAACAGAAATACTGA
- a CDS encoding energy-coupling factor ABC transporter ATP-binding protein, producing MRISVNLEAFKYPDGTVALADIRLDVQKGEFTGILGSNGSGKTTLLKIMDGLIKDYTGQVLLDGQDVRRLHPRDIYRKVGLVFQNPDDQLFAHNVFEDVAFGPRNMGFEESEVKRRVEEALAGVEMAEYGGKNIHAMSYGQKKRVCIAGLLAMGHEILLLDEPTAGLDPMGEYRMMELLTRLNRENGVTIVMATHSVDLVPIFLHRLHILSKGRVVRGGAPEEVFTAPEEMANVKLRLPHIAELIYRLKHEDRLPFGRVPLTIGEARREIVEALREKQQ from the coding sequence ATTAGGATTTCAGTCAATTTAGAAGCATTCAAATATCCTGACGGCACCGTTGCCCTTGCCGATATCCGTCTCGATGTGCAGAAGGGGGAATTCACCGGCATTCTTGGCTCAAACGGCTCGGGGAAGACTACACTATTAAAGATCATGGACGGGTTGATCAAGGATTACACAGGCCAGGTGTTGCTGGACGGCCAGGACGTGCGGCGCCTACATCCCCGCGACATCTACCGCAAGGTGGGGTTGGTGTTCCAGAACCCGGACGACCAGCTTTTCGCCCATAACGTTTTCGAGGATGTGGCCTTCGGCCCGCGCAACATGGGATTTGAAGAGTCGGAGGTGAAGCGGCGGGTGGAGGAGGCCCTTGCGGGGGTGGAGATGGCCGAGTATGGGGGGAAGAATATCCATGCCATGAGCTACGGGCAGAAGAAGCGGGTCTGTATCGCCGGTCTCCTGGCCATGGGGCATGAGATACTTCTCCTGGACGAGCCGACCGCCGGTCTTGATCCCATGGGGGAATATCGGATGATGGAACTCCTGACCAGGCTCAACCGGGAAAACGGGGTCACCATCGTCATGGCGACCCACAGTGTGGACCTGGTGCCGATCTTTCTCCATCGGCTCCATATCTTGAGCAAGGGTAGGGTCGTGCGGGGCGGGGCGCCGGAGGAGGTCTTCACCGCGCCGGAGGAGATGGCGAACGTCAAGCTCAGGCTGCCGCATATTGCCGAGCTGATCTACCGGCTCAAGCACGAGGACCGTCTGCCGTTCGGAAGGGTGCCGCTGACCATCGGCGAGGCACGGCGTGAGATTGTGGAGGCGCTGCGGGAAAAGCAGCAATGA
- the cbiQ gene encoding cobalt ECF transporter T component CbiQ gives MHHFTRHSHAADNPLTRLDARVKLLCALALLVMVLSCKGVAFPLLVAGMCVALCLGMGVRLKLLTVRFAEPLFIAVMVVILKTFFSGKAPLFAVDLLGYEIIGYRDGLAEGCRIASRIAGAVSVVALLGFSTSFTDLMAALAWLRVPRGFIEIALFAWRYLFVLFDDAQVVYSAQKNRLGYVGYRRGLRSFGTLAGTLVIKAFDNSQTVTTAMVQRGYDGTMPMLKQKPFRAAEIILSLLFVVGMGIVWRTI, from the coding sequence ATGCACCATTTCACTCGACACTCACATGCCGCTGACAATCCGCTCACCCGCCTCGACGCCCGTGTGAAGCTCCTTTGCGCCCTGGCGCTCCTGGTAATGGTGTTGAGCTGCAAGGGGGTCGCCTTCCCGCTCCTCGTGGCGGGGATGTGCGTGGCGCTCTGCCTGGGGATGGGGGTGCGGCTGAAGCTCTTGACGGTACGTTTTGCAGAGCCGCTCTTCATCGCGGTGATGGTGGTGATCCTCAAGACCTTCTTCAGCGGGAAGGCGCCGCTCTTCGCCGTCGATCTCCTTGGATACGAGATCATCGGCTACCGGGACGGCCTCGCGGAGGGGTGCCGGATCGCCTCAAGGATCGCCGGCGCGGTCTCTGTGGTGGCGCTGTTGGGCTTTTCCACTTCTTTTACCGACCTGATGGCAGCCCTGGCGTGGCTAAGGGTGCCGCGAGGGTTCATCGAGATCGCCCTGTTTGCCTGGCGCTACCTGTTCGTCCTCTTCGATGACGCCCAAGTGGTCTACAGCGCCCAGAAGAACCGGCTCGGCTATGTCGGCTACCGGCGGGGGCTGCGTTCCTTCGGCACCTTGGCGGGGACGCTGGTCATCAAGGCGTTCGACAACAGCCAGACCGTCACCACCGCCATGGTCCAACGTGGTTATGACGGCACCATGCCGATGCTGAAGCAGAAGCCGTTCAGAGCCGCAGAGATTATTCTTTCCTTGTTGTTTGTTGTTGGTATGGGTATCGTTTGGCGGACGATTTAA